TGATTggatattaaaaatgatatttcctTATTATAGGACAGGGTGACATTTCAATTAATATTGATGGTATcatctttgtttatttttatcataagtGTCCTCGAGACCAAGTTGACCAAGTCTCGGgcgtcggttattattattattattattattattattattattattattattattattattattattattattacttgctaaggtacaaccctagttagaaaagcaagctaTGCcttaaggccaggggctccaacagggaatatagcccagtgaggaaaggatacaaggaaaaataaagtattatatgaagggcaacaacattgaaataaatatcttttatctaaagtatgaaaactttaaacaaaacccAAGAGattgtggaagatcatggtacagagactatgaaaatagctcagtgaggaaaggaaacaaagagaaatataatatcttaagaagtgtaacaaccttaaataaatatctcctacgtaaactataaaaactttaacaaaacatgaagaagagaaataagatagaacagtgtggctgagtgtaccctcaagtaagagaactctaactcaagagacagtggaagaccatggtacagagaatatgataaaaaatagtTGTTCTATCGTCTGTAGAGGAGGAAGCGTTTTGCATTAGGCCACTTTACCCTCAAAGACTTGAAAATGCGGAAACAATTGTCGATTGAAGACACTCTTGGGGGTCGTTTGGCTGAGGGGGGTAGGGAGCGTGTAACGTGCGTTCGTTTGTCAGCGGGTGCTACAATGTCGACCAGATTTTGACCTATATAAGGCCCAGGGTACTCAAATCGAGGCACAGTTCTTACCTATCTGGTGACTTCTTAACAGCATCATCAATATGAAATACTTGGTAAGAAGGGGCATCTTCTGCCTTGGCTACTTGTAAGAAAACTATACAGACTAATTTTCTTATGGCAGTAATAAGAAATGCATAGGATTGGTGTCCCCCGAGATGATATGGAAGTCTGAATATGTTACGTGTTCGTAAACTAAGTGTTGAGACGAGCTGAAAAATTTAGTGATGTGTCTTGTGTTTGAAGATGATACAGTTACCCATATACTGACAATTCGTTATCCCATTTTCTGCGTTACAAGGAATATTATCTTGGTTATTTTCTGTTCATGAAATTTCAAAGTTCTTACAGAGCGTATTACATTAGCTTTCATTTTTGTTCATGAAAGATATTTCAGTTAAACGTTTATGGCATGGGATTGACATTCTGAAATTTAACCTAAACATGACGTTGATTCCTAAGTTTAGGAAACTGTAAGACGTCGAACAACTCAATGACTTTATTGCTTATAAAATAAAGGTCAACCGGCTTTGATgatgaataaattaatataattgttatatttAATGCGACAGAGGTGTATTCTTagttatccgtacattaaggggtcggttgcctgatgagccctctccaatgccttcggtcaagggcatcctcttccaccaaaactcttctttccatatcatcctttaccttatctcgccatctaattctttgtcTCTATATTTGATAGCTGTTAATGAATCATTTAAGAAGAATAAAATAGGGAAAAGAAAGAAGTTGAAGTTTTTAGTTAATATTATTTATTGGAATGATATGAGAGCctcaaaaactaaataaaaatgtttACGAGCTTTCGATCTTTCGGTAAATAGTCGCCTATCTTGAATACTCTTGCAGATCACTTATCCGTCGCTCatctaaataatttattattttgcaGGTTCTCCTTAGTCTGGCAGCCATGTGCTGCGCCCGGCCTCAGGTTGTCTTCCTGGTTCCAGGGACAGACCAGCAGGCCGGAGCCGTCCAGCCCTCCATAACGCAAGAACACATCTCGGCTCTCCAGAGAAGCATCGGGCCAATCTTGCAGCAAATTCAATCTGGAGCTTTCCAGAACCTCCAGCCAGTCGGTCATTTCGCTCCAGTTCATCAGGCTCCCGGAGCTGCTGCCCCTGGATTCGCTCCAGTTCACCAGGCCCCTGGATTCGCTCCAGTTCACCAGGCTCCTGTAGCTGCTGCCCCTGGATTTGTTGCCGCCCCTGGATTTGCTGCTGAACCTGTGGCTTCCAACACCATTGAAACTGGAGCAAACGCTGCTGCTGCCTCTGCCGGTTCAAATACTGAGTTTGCTGTTGCTACAAACACTGctggttcagctgctgctgctgacgcATCACCAGCCCAAACTGCTACAGCTGAAGCTGCTGAAGCAGAAGCAGCAGCCGCCGCAGCTGCTGAAGCCGAGGCTGCCGCTGCTGCAGCTGCTGAAGCCGAGGCTGCAGCTGCTGAAGCTGCTGAAGCCGAGGCTGCAGCTGCTGAAGCTGAGGCTGCCGAACTCGAGGCAGCTGAGGCTGCTGAAGCTGAAGCCGCTGAAGCTGAAGCCGCTGAAGCTGAAGCCGCTGAAGCTGAGGCTGCTGAAGCTGAAGCTGCTGAAGCCGAAGCTGGTGCTGCATAGAAAGAACTGTCACTATATTTATAATGTAgtcatgtaaatatttttttttctcatctgaaAAAAGTACATTTCTAATATTATTAAGAATGCAAGTATTATTAAAAGATCAAGTGAACTGAGTTTTTTATAACCCTTTATTATAATAGTTAGGAGTAGCACTGTGGACCACAGTTCTTTTGACGCCAGAAATTGGTTAGTGTGGCATAATCAGGCTGTGATGGGTGATTCCTGCAGGATATCATATGCATGGGCTAGTATGGAGTCTTTTGCTTACAGAAGGACCTGGAGGTTGGCAGTCAGTTGCCTCCACCTCTCCCTATCTCTTAACAGTTTGTATCACTTGATTTTGTGAATAATTATCTTCAAAGCCCACTACAATACTGTCTATGTACATTGTCCTCTGTCTGGTTTATGATATAGAAATTAGTCTTTGACTGTAACTGATCCCCTTGGAATATACAGTATGATATCTACTTGTACTATCTTAGAAATTAAACTTGTACagctccaaaaaaatatatataaattt
This genomic stretch from Palaemon carinicauda isolate YSFRI2023 chromosome 21, ASM3689809v2, whole genome shotgun sequence harbors:
- the LOC137615169 gene encoding antifreeze protein Maxi-like yields the protein MKYLVLLSLAAMCCARPQVVFLVPGTDQQAGAVQPSITQEHISALQRSIGPILQQIQSGAFQNLQPVGHFAPVHQAPGAAAPGFAPVHQAPGFAPVHQAPVAAAPGFVAAPGFAAEPVASNTIETGANAAAASAGSNTEFAVATNTAGSAAAADASPAQTATAEAAEAEAAAAAAAEAEAAAAAAAEAEAAAAEAAEAEAAAAEAEAAELEAAEAAEAEAAEAEAAEAEAAEAEAAEAEAAEAEAGAA